From a region of the Cucumis sativus cultivar 9930 chromosome 6, Cucumber_9930_V3, whole genome shotgun sequence genome:
- the LOC101207883 gene encoding scarecrow-like protein 13 — translation MQASQNRQASSMIHEMDPYYLSGFHVLGNHVSPDASSQGNSVNFSSYKDQFFTLESFPATADLSGSNSPSTGSVLSSRSPFSPQGSQSCSSDQHHSFENTCGSPMSGCSVTDEDNDIKHKLKELEISLLGPESDIVDSCYCSFRGGAHRDASVARRNWNQVVEMIPKLNLQDTLIHCAQAIHDSDLNVATLFMDVLGQMVSVSGDPSQRLGAYLLEGLRARLERSGSAIYKSLKCKEPTSSELMSYMSILFQICPYFKFGYTSANAVIREAMVNEPIIHIIDFQIAQGSQYISLIQDLANRPGGPPALLRITGVDDSQSAHARGGGLQIVGQNLAQLAQSKGIPFQFHAAAMSGCDVEHSNLIIQPGEALAVNFPYTLHHMPDESVSTQNHRDRLLRLVKSLSPKVVTIIEQESNTNTSPFLLRFIETLDYYTAMFESIDVARSRDDKQRIRAEQHCVARDIVNMVACEGFERVERHELLGKWRMRMRMAGFTPYTMSPSVTGAVRNMLRDFNENYRLQEVDGAIYLGWKNRAMATASAWR, via the coding sequence ATGCAAGCATCTCAGAATCGGCAGGCTTCATCTATGATCCATGAGATGGATCCGTACTATTTATCTGGTTTTCACGTATTGGGAAACCACGTCTCTCCTGACGCAAGCAGCCAGGGAAACAGTGTTAACTTCTCTTCCTATAAGGATCAGTTCTTTACTCTGGAATCATTCCCGGCTACTGCTGATCTGAGTGGCTCTAATTCTCCTTCTACTGGGAGTGTTCTGTCGTCTAGGAGCCCCTTCTCACCTCAGGGTTCTCAATCATGCTCATCAGATCAACACCATTCCTTTGAGAACACATGTGGATCACCAATGAGTGGATGCTCTGTAACTGATGAAGACAACGACATAAAGCACAAGCTTAAAGAATTAGAAATTTCTTTGCTGGGGCCTGAATCCGATATTGTGGATAGCTGCTACTGTTCTTTCAGGGGTGGGGCGCATCGAGATGCTTCAGTGGCAAGGCGGAACTGGAATCAAGTGGTTGAAATGATTCCTAAACTAAATCTTCAGGACACGCTTATCCATTGTGCCCAAGCAATTCATGATTCCGATCTAAATGTGGCAACACTTTTTATGGATGTTTTAGGGCAGATGGTTTCCGTCTCTGGCGACCCATCCCAGAGATTGGGAGCTTACTTGTTGGAAGGGCTTAGAGCAAGGTTGGAACGATCTGGGAGTGCAATATACAAATCCCTAAAGTGCAAAGAGCCAACAAGCTCTGAACTAATGTCATATATGTCTATTCTATTCCAGATCTGCCCGTACTTCAAATTTGGTTACACATCTGCTAATGCTGTAATTAGGGAGGCCATGGTCAATGAACCCATAATCCACATCATTGATTTTCAGATTGCTCAGGGTAGTCAGTATATATCTCTCATCCAGGATCTTGCCAATCGGCCCGGCGGACCCCCAGCTCTTCTTCGCATTACAGGTGTGGATGATTCCCAATCAGCTCATGCTCGAGGAGGGGGACTACAAATTGTGGGACAGAACTTAGCTCAGCTGGCTCAATCAAAAGGAATTCCCTTCCAATTTCATGCTGCTGCAATGTCCGGTTGTGACGTTGAACACAGTAATCTTATAATACAACCAGGAGAAGCATTGGCTGTAAATTTTCCATACACCTTACACCACATGCCAGATGAGAGCGTGAGCACACAGAATCATCGAGACCGGCTTCTTAGGCTGGTTAAAAGTCTCTCACCGAAAGTAGTAACCATTATTGAGCAGGAATCCAACACCAACACATCCCCATTCCTTCTTCGCTTCATAGAGACACTAGATTATTACACTGCTATGTTCGAGTCAATAGATGTAGCTCGTTCAAGAGATGACAAGCAGAGAATCAGGGCAGAGCAACACTGTGTGGCCCGAGACATAGTGAACATGGTAGCTTGTGAAGGGTTCGAAAGGGTAGAACGTCATGAACTCCTTGGCAAATGGAGGATGAGAATGAGAATGGCTGGTTTCACTCCATATACAATGAGCCCATCCGTTACTGGAGCTGTTAGAAATATGTTGAGAGATTTCAATGAGAACTACAGACTCCAAGAAGTTGATGGAGCTATCTACCTTGGATGGAAAAACAGAGCAATGGCAACCGCATCTGCATGGAGATGA
- the LOC101212529 gene encoding uncharacterized protein LOC101212529: MEGWAMQREKERERRRIRDRERRSSMSIEQRERHLARRRRNYQIRRLKYRNGKTTNPSFSGTNSFKAVSETSIAELDLQQNGLMLVGFNHEQESLNPDSITSSSSEILDPRAEILQGRVRLSHIRRLARSIGIHQMFSQVESTSNCKSEDSSLEYDLNRSSRSLRRVKRLARMMNSSLKPSADESSQHKTTIAGCANY; this comes from the exons atgGAAGGATGGGCAATGCAGAGGGAGAAAGAGCGAGAACGACGACGTATAAGGGACAGAGAAAGAAGATCGTCAATGAGCATTGAACAGAGAGAGAGGCATCTCGCAAGACGTCGTCGAAACTACCAAATACGAAGATTGAAATATCGAAATGGGAAAACCACAAATCCAAGCTTTTCTGGAACAAATTCATTTAAGGCGGTCTCAGAAACTTCCATTGCAGAGCTTGATCTGCAACAAAATGGGCTTATGCTCGTCGGTTTCAATCACGAACAAGAATCCTTAAATCCAGATTCCATAACGTCTTCCA GTTCTGAAATATTGGACCCAAGAGCTGAAATTCTCCAAGGGAGGGTACGTTTGAGTCATATTCGACGACTTGCACGTTCAATTGGGATTCACCAAATGTTTTCACAAGTAGAATCAACTTCCAATTGTAAGTCTGAGGATTCTAGCTTGGAATACGATCTTAATAGATCATCAAGATCGTTAAGGCGTGTCAAGCGTCTAGCGAGAATGATGAATTCATCTCTGAAACCATCTGCTGATGAATCTTCACAACATAAAACCACCATTGCAGGTTGTGCAAATTACTGA
- the LOC101207635 gene encoding pentatricopeptide repeat-containing protein At4g16470, translating to MLKCASPLTRSSFSAVIHLISTSIVPTQLPTVHLPRRHKSEFASPSFQVKPHHKDTSSWDKTLRGLCLTGKLAEAVALLCCMALQFHSKTYCLLLQECIFRKEYMKGKRIHAQMVVVGYVPNEYLNTKLLILYAKSGDLETAYVLHEHLLEKSLVSWNSLIAGYVQKGLAEVGLEFYLKMRQSGLMPDQYTFASVLRACASLASLEHGKRAHGVLIKCQIGDNVVVSSALVDMYFKCSSLSDGHKAFNKSSNRNVITWTALISGYGQHGRISEVLESFHSMINKGYRPNYVTFLAVLAACSRGGFVSEAWNYFSLMTKTYGIEPRGQHYAAMADLLARAGRLQEAYDFVLDAPCKEHSVMWGALVGACKVHEDVDLMKHVAASYFELDPKNSGKLVVFSNAFATSGLWDNVEEIRAMMKKSGMSKDPGCSRIEIQREFHIFVKGDKSHRETEEIYRTIDRITPILKDAGYIPELCEKTVIEGLSWC from the exons ATGCTCAAATGTGCCTCTCCACTCACTCGCTCTTCTTTCTCCGCCGTGATTCATCTCATTTCCACGTCCATCGTACCCACTCAACTCCCCACTGTTCATCTCCCCCGCCGCCACAAATCTGAATTCGCCTCTCCCAG CTTTCAGGTCAAGCCACACCACAAAGATACCTCATCCTGGGATAAAACGCTTAGGGGGCTATGTTTAACTGGGAAATTGGCGGAAGCTGTTGCACTTTTGTGCTGTATGGCCTTGCAATTTCACTCCAAAACTTACTGTCTTCTGCTACAAGAATGCATTTTCAGGAAAGAGTatatgaaaggaaaaagaatccATGCCCAAATGGTTGTTGTTGGATATGTACCCAATGAATATCTCAACACCAAACTATTGATTTTATATGCCAAATCAGGTGACTTAGAGACTGCATACGTCCTTCATGAACATTTGTTGGAGAAAAGCCTGGTTTCATGGAATTCATTGATTGCCGGGTATGTACAGAAGGGGCTTGCTGAAGTTGGATTGgagttttatttaaagatgAGACAAAGCGGTTTAATGCCTGATCAGTATACTTTTGCATCAGTTTTAAGAGCTTGTGCTAGTTTAGCTTCTCTGGAACACGGAAAGAGAGCACATGGAGTTTTGATTAAATGTCAAATTGGTGATAATGTTGTTGTGTCTAGTGCACTTGTAGATATGTACTTCAAATGCAGTAGCTTATCTGACGGGCATAAAGCATTTAACAAATCTTCAAATAGGAATGTAATCACTTGGACTGCTTTGATATCTGGGTATGGACAGCATGGAAGAATTTCTGAAGTTTTGGAATCATTTCATAGTATGATAAACAAAGGCTACCGGCCGAATTACGTCACTTTCCTTGCAGTTCTTGCTGCTTGTAGTCGTGGAGGCTTTGTGTCAGAGGCGTGGAATTACTTTTCTTTGATGACAAAGACCTATGGAATTGAACCAAGAGGGCAACATTATGCTGCCATGGCTGATCTTCTTGCCAGAGCTGGGAGATTGCAAGAAGCCTATGACTTTGTTCTTGATGCACCTTGCAAGGAGCACTCTGTTATGTGGGGTGCTTTGGTTGGAGCTTGTAAAGTTCATGAAGATGTAGATTTGATGAAACATGTTGCAGCAAGTTACTTCGAATTGGATCCTAAAAACTCAGGAAAGTTGGTTGTTTTCTCAAATGCTTTTGCCACATCCGGGTTGTGGGACAATGTTGAAGAGATAAGAGCTATGATGAAGAAATCAGGAATGAGTAAAGATCCTGGTTGCAGCagaatagaaattcaaagGGAATTCCATATTTTTGTCAAGGGCGATAAATCTCACAGAGAAACTGAGGAGATTTATAGAACCATTGACAGAATAACTCCAATTTTGAAGGATGCAGGATATATTCCTGAACTATGTGAAAAAACAGTGATAGAGGGATTAAGTTGGTGCTGA